The following proteins come from a genomic window of Streptomyces sp. Sge12:
- the pstS gene encoding phosphate ABC transporter substrate-binding protein PstS, with protein sequence MKLQRKNMLRASALGALVVSGALVLTACGSDDNTKGTDGSAKPSAAAAGDIKCDDAKGKLLASGSSAQKNAIELWIKNYMAACSGVEVNYKSSSSGEGIVAFNQGTVGFAGSDSALKPEQVEESKKICTGGQGIDLPMVGGPVALGFNVAGVDKLNLDAATIANIFNDKIKKWDDEAIKKLNPGVTLPSTAIQAFHRSDDSGTTENVTKYLKAAAPDAWPHEAAKKWAAPGGQAASGSAGVAAQVKQVDGAIGYFELSFASAQGIKTVDLNTGAAAPVKATGENASKAIAAAKIAGTGSDLALKLDYTTKAEGAYPLVLVTYEVVCDKGNKAETLPTVKSFLNYAASDAGQKVLLENGYAPIPAEINAKVREVINTLG encoded by the coding sequence GTGAAGCTTCAGCGCAAGAACATGCTTCGTGCCTCCGCCCTCGGGGCGCTTGTCGTGTCCGGCGCCCTGGTCCTCACGGCGTGCGGCTCGGACGACAACACCAAGGGGACCGACGGCTCGGCGAAGCCCTCCGCGGCCGCCGCGGGCGACATCAAGTGCGACGACGCCAAGGGCAAGCTCCTGGCGTCCGGCTCCTCCGCGCAGAAGAACGCGATCGAGCTGTGGATCAAGAACTACATGGCCGCCTGCTCCGGCGTCGAGGTCAACTACAAGTCCTCCTCCTCCGGTGAGGGCATCGTCGCCTTCAACCAGGGCACCGTCGGTTTCGCCGGCTCCGACTCGGCGCTGAAGCCGGAGCAGGTCGAGGAGTCGAAGAAGATCTGCACCGGTGGCCAGGGCATCGACCTCCCGATGGTCGGCGGCCCCGTCGCCCTCGGCTTCAACGTCGCAGGTGTGGACAAGCTGAACCTCGACGCCGCCACGATCGCCAACATCTTCAACGACAAGATCAAGAAGTGGGACGACGAGGCGATCAAGAAGCTGAACCCCGGCGTCACGCTTCCCTCCACCGCCATCCAGGCCTTCCACCGCTCCGACGACTCGGGCACCACCGAGAACGTCACCAAGTACCTCAAGGCCGCCGCCCCCGACGCCTGGCCGCACGAGGCCGCGAAGAAGTGGGCCGCCCCGGGTGGCCAGGCCGCTTCCGGCTCCGCCGGTGTCGCCGCGCAGGTCAAGCAGGTCGACGGCGCGATCGGCTACTTCGAGCTCTCCTTCGCCAGCGCCCAGGGCATCAAGACCGTCGACCTGAACACGGGCGCCGCCGCCCCGGTCAAGGCCACCGGTGAGAACGCCTCCAAGGCCATCGCCGCCGCCAAGATCGCCGGCACCGGCTCCGACCTGGCCCTGAAGCTCGACTACACCACCAAGGCCGAGGGCGCCTACCCGCTGGTCCTGGTGACCTACGAGGTCGTCTGCGACAAGGGCAACAAGGCCGAGACGCTCCCGACCGTGAAGTCCTTCCTGAACTACGCCGCCTCGGACGCGGGCCAGAAGGTCCTCCTCGAGAACGGCTACGCGCCGATCCCGGCCGAGATCAACGCCAAGGTTCGCGAAGTCATCAACACCCTCGGCTGA